A genomic stretch from Cardiocondyla obscurior isolate alpha-2009 linkage group LG10, Cobs3.1, whole genome shotgun sequence includes:
- the LOC139105990 gene encoding MAP7 domain-containing protein 1 isoform X6 produces MLTARSGPLGLGVPRTLGPAEGSDHLFLLPERALVMDSTHLRQDLAGLDFNLHLNLLHTAPRGNVWLCEYPAIESRYTGHPNNRAGAAPEETNQRSSSAHNRHSLTKEQTMHWFAQIGGNDALALTDVKRPRSLYDEDSLDGDRPYENEGRESTGSSKELDRAKLVRERQNEERQRKLEELRQQALAAQRFREQREEERRRRIDELRSRDNDRRNQVEERKRLICEAERERREAILRKNQEREARIEAKKRNERSHIVFAFGSSTPRMLEPADTGGSTFWGTRRATSTTNVMMFPAAQPLTRRSSERELDGSKKRATSAGGLDRKPGEDMRMSSSMYEVFNWNSSPDPPLTPAKHKRASLSLPPTTDIFAVDDKSDSDTRRPMIQRVASGDDSDGGGTPSTPTSVYLRVNRRRTDLMPTIPSPRDGPPSTARSSSAKAFTRSPGRTYSMSRLDQLAQPRKRTSEQLGTLTEQQQNQPLQSASSMSRSMSHLAAPGGAKNLKRSDNSRSMGTLPGAVPMPRPTRAERLRRKAREHQQAQQHQGIRSGEVTPNSPSRPHSSMSQQSASSVGSSNVNLRIRTAASRRPRPASIAGTGVSITEKHNLVGDVKLTKDSKPPLPKVHSTPKKPSVPKAAEMRKPTDKLIKNARSSPRITPKATPLQSPGVEHVPLIRETNAEIIKQDEGKEAQDVKSEDKNEEKKDQGSEKTQETNIVESVANDTKVTAEPVLASKQVKDETNLMQEISSDAIEEPAKVAKKEDNKQEKKSPEVTEVKLESEGDEQMDMSASMIAKIRITTEEEAKAALAERRRLAREQAEREAELERQRQEEEARLEAERLHAEEEEQRRLEEETIRLANEAREAEEQRLQLAIEEAKRREEEDRRKREEEARQKQEKEEAERKAREEAEKQRIEMAERLKKEEEERNARRKRVEAIMLRTRGKNQSNTSAKGESGDGDKLKEDSPTDESKPVPDGKGDDVMTASLISEATQQFISGEQRAHHTENNVPAPDIVHNGTTHSNGINESKIVLDNNQGNVEGELNGHHTNHGNGINSQSITLDNATVKQNNVTNNLLDLSDFDTLSNNSSGYNTGPILELTPNLANEDTLNSNLNPTAMPFTPIGFVPAAANVNVNPFQDNFINKPQDNNQVPDLLS; encoded by the exons AGCAAACGATGCACTGGTTCGCACAGATTGGCGGTAACGACGCCCTCGCTTTGACAG ATGTGAAGCGCCCGCGAAGCCTCTACGACGAGGACTCCCTCGACGGTGATCGTCCTTATGAGAATGAAG GACGGGAGTCGACGGGAAGCTCGAAGGAGTTGGACAGGGCGAAGCTCGTCCGCGAGAGGCAGAACGAGGAGCGGCAGCGGAAGCTGGAGGAGCTCAGGCAGCAAGCTCTCGCCGCGCAACGCTTCCGCGAGCAGCGCGAGGAAGAACGACGAAGACGAATCGATGAGCTCAGATCGCGCGATAACGACAG ACGAAATCAAGTCGAGGAGAGAAAACGGTTGATATGCGAGGCGGAGCGGGAACGACGGGAGGCTATCCTCCGCAAGAATCAGGAAAGGGAGGCGCGTATCGAGGCGAAGAAACGGAACGAGAGATCGCATATCGTCTTTGCGTTCGGCAGCTCTACACCGCGAATGCTGGAACCCGCCGACACCGGCGGCTCCACTTTCTGGGGTACTCGCAGAGCAACTTCCACTACAAATGTCATGATGTTCCCCGCCGCGCAACCCCTCACCAGGAGGTCCTCCGAGAGAGAGCTGGACGGCAGCAAAAAACGAGCTACTTCCGCCGGTGGACTTGACCGGAAACCGGGAGAAG ATATGAGAATGTCCTCGTCCATGTACGAGGTGTTCAATTGGAATTCTAGCCCCGATCCTCCCTTAACTCCTGCCAAGCATAAGAGAGCCAGCCTCTCTCTGCCCCCCACAACCGACATCTTTGCCGTCGATGATAAGTCCGATAGCGATACTAGGCGTCCCATGATTCAGCGGGTTGCCAGTG GTGACGATAGCGACGGCGGTGGCACGCCTAGCACCCCGACCTCGGTTTACCTACGCGTGAACAGAAGACGCACCGACCTCATGCCGACGATACCGTCCCCGCGCGACGGCCCGCCGTCGACGGCACGCAGCTCCAGCGCCAAGGCCTTCACACGCTCGCCAGGTAGGACTTACTCCATGTCCAGGCTGGACCAACTGGCGCAGCCTAGGAAACGCACGTCCGAGCAGCTCGGCACGTTGACGGAACAACAGCAGAACCAGCCTTTGCAGAGCGCTTCTAGCATGAGTCGCAGCATGTCGCACTTGGCCGCGCCCGGAGGAGCCAAGAATCTAAAACGCTCCGATAACTCGCGTAGCATGGGCACGCTACCGGGCGCGGTACCTATGCCCAGACCTACCCGCGCTGAAAGATTACGCCGTAAAGCTCGCGAGCACCAACAGGCCCAGCAGCATCAAG GTATCCGCAGCGGCGAAGTGACACCCAACAGCCCGTCCCGACCGCACAGCTCCATGAGCCAGCAGAGTGCCAGCAGCGTGGGCAGCAGTAACGTCAATCTGCGTATCCGCACGGCCGCGTCGCGCCGTCCGCGGCCTGCTTCTATTGCCGGTACCGGTGTCTCAATCACAGAGAAACACA ATCTGGTGGGTGACGTGAAATTAACGAAGGATTCAAAGCCACCACTGCCAAAGGTCCATAGCACTCCAAAGAAACCTTCTGTACCCAAAGCCGCGGAAATGAGGAAGCCGacggataaattaattaaaaatgccaGATCATCGCCGCGAATAACTCCGAAGGCAACACCCTTGCAAAGTCCCGGAGTTGAGCATGTACCACTCATCCGTGAAACTAATGCGGAAATCATAAAGCAGGATGAGGGCAAAGAGGCGCAAGACGTGAAATCGgaagataaaaatgaagagAAGAAAGACCAGGGTAGCGAAAAGACACAG GAAACGAATATTGTCGAATCTGTAGCTAACGATACAAAAGTAACCGCGGAGCCTGTGTTGGCGAGCAAACAAGTTAAAGATGAAACTAATTTGATGCAAGAGATTTCATCGGATGCTATTGAGGAACCGGCGAAAGTCGCGAAGAAGGAAGACAACAAGCAGGAGAAAAAATCGCCAGAGGTTACTGAAGTTAAGCTCGAAAGTGAAGGAGACGAGCAGATGGACATGTCag CTTCGATGATCGCAAAAATCAGAATTACCACAGAAGAGGAGGCGAAAGCTGCTTTGGCTGAACGTAGGAGATTAGCTCGGGAACAAGCGGAACGAGAGGCGGAATTGGAGCGCCAACGACAG GAAGAAGAAGCACGTCTAGAAGCTGAAAGATTACACGCGGAGGAAGAAGAACAACGTCGTCTGGAAGAAGAAACTATACGCTTAGCTAATGAAGCTCGCGAGGCGGAGGAACAGCGATTGCAATTAGCAATAGAGGAAGCGAAACGTCGAGAGGAAGaggatagaagaaaaagagaagaagaagctCGCCAGAaacaagagaaagaagaagccGAGCGCAAAGCGAGAGAAGAAGCAGAAAA aCAACGAATCGAAATGGCTGAGAGGCTtaagaaggaagaagaggagcGGAACGCTAGACGCAAACGAGTCGAGGCGATTATGCTTAGAACTAGAGGCAAAAATCAAAGTAACACATCTGCCAAG GGCGAGAGCGGCGATGGCGACAAGCTAAAAGAAGATAGTCCTACTGACGAGAGCAAACCGGTACCAGACGGTAAAGGTGACGACGTCATGACAGCCAGTTTAATTTCTGAGGCGACTCAGCAATTTATCAGCGGCGAACAACGGGCGCATCATACGGAAAATAACGTACCTGCTCCGGACATAGTGCACAACGGCACGACACATAGCAACGGCATTAACGAAAGTAAAATTGTATTGGATAATAATCAGGGTAATGTTGAAGGAGAATTGAATGGTCACCATACGAATCACGGCAACGGTATCAACAGTCAATCGATTACGCTGGACAATGCCACTGT CAAGCAAAACAACGTGACCAACAACTTGTTAGACCTATCGGACTTCGACACTCTGAGTAATAACAGTAGCGGCTACAATACTGGGCCGATACTCGAACTGACGCCCAATCTGGCGAACGAAGATACCCTCAACTCTAATCTGAATCCGACGGCAATGCCGTTTACCCCGATAGGGTTCGTGCCTGCTGCTGCTAATGTCAATGTCAATCCGTTCCAGGATAATTTCATCAACAAGCCACAGGATAACAATCAAGTACCAG ATCTACTATCATAA
- the LOC139105990 gene encoding ensconsin isoform X23 translates to MVVAMVAKYGESDLAGAAPEETNQRSSSAHNRHSLTKDVKRPRSLYDEDSLDGDRPYENEGRESTGSSKELDRAKLVRERQNEERQRKLEELRQQALAAQRFREQREEERRRRIDELRSRDNDRRNQVEERKRLICEAERERREAILRKNQEREARIEAKKRNERSHIVFAFGSSTPRMLEPADTGGSTFWGTRRATSTTNVMMFPAAQPLTRRSSERELDGSKKRATSAGGLDRKPGEDMRMSSSMYEVFNWNSSPDPPLTPAKHKRASLSLPPTTDIFAVDDKSDSDTRRPMIQRVASGDDSDGGGTPSTPTSVYLRVNRRRTDLMPTIPSPRDGPPSTARSSSAKAFTRSPGRTYSMSRLDQLAQPRKRTSEQLGTLTEQQQNQPLQSASSMSRSMSHLAAPGGAKNLKRSDNSRSMGTLPGAVPMPRPTRAERLRRKAREHQQAQQHQGIRSGEVTPNSPSRPHSSMSQQSASSVGSSNVNLRIRTAASRRPRPASIAGTGVSITEKHNLVGDVKLTKDSKPPLPKVHSTPKKPSVPKAAEMRKPTDKLIKNARSSPRITPKATPLQSPGVEHVPLIRETNAEIIKQDEGKEAQDVKSEDKNEEKKDQGSEKTQETNIVESVANDTKVTAEPVLASKQVKDETNLMQEISSDAIEEPAKVAKKEDNKQEKKSPEVTEVKLESEGDEQMDMSASMIAKIRITTEEEAKAALAERRRLAREQAEREAELERQRQEEEARLEAERLHAEEEEQRRLEEETIRLANEAREAEEQRLQLAIEEAKRREEEDRRKREEEARQKQEKEEAERKAREEAEKQRIEMAERLKKEEEERNARRKRVEAIMLRTRGKNQSNTSAKGESGDGDKLKEDSPTDESKPVPDGKGDDVMTASLISEATQQFISGEQRAHHTENNVPAPDIVHNGTTHSNGINESKIVLDNNQGNVEGELNGHHTNHGNGINSQSITLDNATVKQNNVTNNLLDLSDFDTLSNNSSGYNTGPILELTPNLANEDTLNSNLNPTAMPFTPIGFVPAAANVNVNPFQDNFINKPQDNNQVPDLLS, encoded by the exons ATGTGAAGCGCCCGCGAAGCCTCTACGACGAGGACTCCCTCGACGGTGATCGTCCTTATGAGAATGAAG GACGGGAGTCGACGGGAAGCTCGAAGGAGTTGGACAGGGCGAAGCTCGTCCGCGAGAGGCAGAACGAGGAGCGGCAGCGGAAGCTGGAGGAGCTCAGGCAGCAAGCTCTCGCCGCGCAACGCTTCCGCGAGCAGCGCGAGGAAGAACGACGAAGACGAATCGATGAGCTCAGATCGCGCGATAACGACAG ACGAAATCAAGTCGAGGAGAGAAAACGGTTGATATGCGAGGCGGAGCGGGAACGACGGGAGGCTATCCTCCGCAAGAATCAGGAAAGGGAGGCGCGTATCGAGGCGAAGAAACGGAACGAGAGATCGCATATCGTCTTTGCGTTCGGCAGCTCTACACCGCGAATGCTGGAACCCGCCGACACCGGCGGCTCCACTTTCTGGGGTACTCGCAGAGCAACTTCCACTACAAATGTCATGATGTTCCCCGCCGCGCAACCCCTCACCAGGAGGTCCTCCGAGAGAGAGCTGGACGGCAGCAAAAAACGAGCTACTTCCGCCGGTGGACTTGACCGGAAACCGGGAGAAG ATATGAGAATGTCCTCGTCCATGTACGAGGTGTTCAATTGGAATTCTAGCCCCGATCCTCCCTTAACTCCTGCCAAGCATAAGAGAGCCAGCCTCTCTCTGCCCCCCACAACCGACATCTTTGCCGTCGATGATAAGTCCGATAGCGATACTAGGCGTCCCATGATTCAGCGGGTTGCCAGTG GTGACGATAGCGACGGCGGTGGCACGCCTAGCACCCCGACCTCGGTTTACCTACGCGTGAACAGAAGACGCACCGACCTCATGCCGACGATACCGTCCCCGCGCGACGGCCCGCCGTCGACGGCACGCAGCTCCAGCGCCAAGGCCTTCACACGCTCGCCAGGTAGGACTTACTCCATGTCCAGGCTGGACCAACTGGCGCAGCCTAGGAAACGCACGTCCGAGCAGCTCGGCACGTTGACGGAACAACAGCAGAACCAGCCTTTGCAGAGCGCTTCTAGCATGAGTCGCAGCATGTCGCACTTGGCCGCGCCCGGAGGAGCCAAGAATCTAAAACGCTCCGATAACTCGCGTAGCATGGGCACGCTACCGGGCGCGGTACCTATGCCCAGACCTACCCGCGCTGAAAGATTACGCCGTAAAGCTCGCGAGCACCAACAGGCCCAGCAGCATCAAG GTATCCGCAGCGGCGAAGTGACACCCAACAGCCCGTCCCGACCGCACAGCTCCATGAGCCAGCAGAGTGCCAGCAGCGTGGGCAGCAGTAACGTCAATCTGCGTATCCGCACGGCCGCGTCGCGCCGTCCGCGGCCTGCTTCTATTGCCGGTACCGGTGTCTCAATCACAGAGAAACACA ATCTGGTGGGTGACGTGAAATTAACGAAGGATTCAAAGCCACCACTGCCAAAGGTCCATAGCACTCCAAAGAAACCTTCTGTACCCAAAGCCGCGGAAATGAGGAAGCCGacggataaattaattaaaaatgccaGATCATCGCCGCGAATAACTCCGAAGGCAACACCCTTGCAAAGTCCCGGAGTTGAGCATGTACCACTCATCCGTGAAACTAATGCGGAAATCATAAAGCAGGATGAGGGCAAAGAGGCGCAAGACGTGAAATCGgaagataaaaatgaagagAAGAAAGACCAGGGTAGCGAAAAGACACAG GAAACGAATATTGTCGAATCTGTAGCTAACGATACAAAAGTAACCGCGGAGCCTGTGTTGGCGAGCAAACAAGTTAAAGATGAAACTAATTTGATGCAAGAGATTTCATCGGATGCTATTGAGGAACCGGCGAAAGTCGCGAAGAAGGAAGACAACAAGCAGGAGAAAAAATCGCCAGAGGTTACTGAAGTTAAGCTCGAAAGTGAAGGAGACGAGCAGATGGACATGTCag CTTCGATGATCGCAAAAATCAGAATTACCACAGAAGAGGAGGCGAAAGCTGCTTTGGCTGAACGTAGGAGATTAGCTCGGGAACAAGCGGAACGAGAGGCGGAATTGGAGCGCCAACGACAG GAAGAAGAAGCACGTCTAGAAGCTGAAAGATTACACGCGGAGGAAGAAGAACAACGTCGTCTGGAAGAAGAAACTATACGCTTAGCTAATGAAGCTCGCGAGGCGGAGGAACAGCGATTGCAATTAGCAATAGAGGAAGCGAAACGTCGAGAGGAAGaggatagaagaaaaagagaagaagaagctCGCCAGAaacaagagaaagaagaagccGAGCGCAAAGCGAGAGAAGAAGCAGAAAA aCAACGAATCGAAATGGCTGAGAGGCTtaagaaggaagaagaggagcGGAACGCTAGACGCAAACGAGTCGAGGCGATTATGCTTAGAACTAGAGGCAAAAATCAAAGTAACACATCTGCCAAG GGCGAGAGCGGCGATGGCGACAAGCTAAAAGAAGATAGTCCTACTGACGAGAGCAAACCGGTACCAGACGGTAAAGGTGACGACGTCATGACAGCCAGTTTAATTTCTGAGGCGACTCAGCAATTTATCAGCGGCGAACAACGGGCGCATCATACGGAAAATAACGTACCTGCTCCGGACATAGTGCACAACGGCACGACACATAGCAACGGCATTAACGAAAGTAAAATTGTATTGGATAATAATCAGGGTAATGTTGAAGGAGAATTGAATGGTCACCATACGAATCACGGCAACGGTATCAACAGTCAATCGATTACGCTGGACAATGCCACTGT CAAGCAAAACAACGTGACCAACAACTTGTTAGACCTATCGGACTTCGACACTCTGAGTAATAACAGTAGCGGCTACAATACTGGGCCGATACTCGAACTGACGCCCAATCTGGCGAACGAAGATACCCTCAACTCTAATCTGAATCCGACGGCAATGCCGTTTACCCCGATAGGGTTCGTGCCTGCTGCTGCTAATGTCAATGTCAATCCGTTCCAGGATAATTTCATCAACAAGCCACAGGATAACAATCAAGTACCAG ATCTACTATCATAA
- the LOC139105990 gene encoding MAP7 domain-containing protein 1 isoform X15, producing the protein MLTARSGPLGLGVPRTLGPAEGSDHLFLLPERALVMDSTHLRQDLAGLDFNLHLNLLHTAPRGNVWLSGAAPEETNQRSSSAHNRHSLTKDVKRPRSLYDEDSLDGDRPYENEGRESTGSSKELDRAKLVRERQNEERQRKLEELRQQALAAQRFREQREEERRRRIDELRSRDNDRRNQVEERKRLICEAERERREAILRKNQEREARIEAKKRNERSHIVFAFGSSTPRMLEPADTGGSTFWGTRRATSTTNVMMFPAAQPLTRRSSERELDGSKKRATSAGGLDRKPGEDMRMSSSMYEVFNWNSSPDPPLTPAKHKRASLSLPPTTDIFAVDDKSDSDTRRPMIQRVASGDDSDGGGTPSTPTSVYLRVNRRRTDLMPTIPSPRDGPPSTARSSSAKAFTRSPGRTYSMSRLDQLAQPRKRTSEQLGTLTEQQQNQPLQSASSMSRSMSHLAAPGGAKNLKRSDNSRSMGTLPGAVPMPRPTRAERLRRKAREHQQAQQHQGIRSGEVTPNSPSRPHSSMSQQSASSVGSSNVNLRIRTAASRRPRPASIAGTGVSITEKHNLVGDVKLTKDSKPPLPKVHSTPKKPSVPKAAEMRKPTDKLIKNARSSPRITPKATPLQSPGVEHVPLIRETNAEIIKQDEGKEAQDVKSEDKNEEKKDQGSEKTQETNIVESVANDTKVTAEPVLASKQVKDETNLMQEISSDAIEEPAKVAKKEDNKQEKKSPEVTEVKLESEGDEQMDMSASMIAKIRITTEEEAKAALAERRRLAREQAEREAELERQRQEEEARLEAERLHAEEEEQRRLEEETIRLANEAREAEEQRLQLAIEEAKRREEEDRRKREEEARQKQEKEEAERKAREEAEKQRIEMAERLKKEEEERNARRKRVEAIMLRTRGKNQSNTSAKGESGDGDKLKEDSPTDESKPVPDGKGDDVMTASLISEATQQFISGEQRAHHTENNVPAPDIVHNGTTHSNGINESKIVLDNNQGNVEGELNGHHTNHGNGINSQSITLDNATVKQNNVTNNLLDLSDFDTLSNNSSGYNTGPILELTPNLANEDTLNSNLNPTAMPFTPIGFVPAAANVNVNPFQDNFINKPQDNNQVPDLLS; encoded by the exons ATGTGAAGCGCCCGCGAAGCCTCTACGACGAGGACTCCCTCGACGGTGATCGTCCTTATGAGAATGAAG GACGGGAGTCGACGGGAAGCTCGAAGGAGTTGGACAGGGCGAAGCTCGTCCGCGAGAGGCAGAACGAGGAGCGGCAGCGGAAGCTGGAGGAGCTCAGGCAGCAAGCTCTCGCCGCGCAACGCTTCCGCGAGCAGCGCGAGGAAGAACGACGAAGACGAATCGATGAGCTCAGATCGCGCGATAACGACAG ACGAAATCAAGTCGAGGAGAGAAAACGGTTGATATGCGAGGCGGAGCGGGAACGACGGGAGGCTATCCTCCGCAAGAATCAGGAAAGGGAGGCGCGTATCGAGGCGAAGAAACGGAACGAGAGATCGCATATCGTCTTTGCGTTCGGCAGCTCTACACCGCGAATGCTGGAACCCGCCGACACCGGCGGCTCCACTTTCTGGGGTACTCGCAGAGCAACTTCCACTACAAATGTCATGATGTTCCCCGCCGCGCAACCCCTCACCAGGAGGTCCTCCGAGAGAGAGCTGGACGGCAGCAAAAAACGAGCTACTTCCGCCGGTGGACTTGACCGGAAACCGGGAGAAG ATATGAGAATGTCCTCGTCCATGTACGAGGTGTTCAATTGGAATTCTAGCCCCGATCCTCCCTTAACTCCTGCCAAGCATAAGAGAGCCAGCCTCTCTCTGCCCCCCACAACCGACATCTTTGCCGTCGATGATAAGTCCGATAGCGATACTAGGCGTCCCATGATTCAGCGGGTTGCCAGTG GTGACGATAGCGACGGCGGTGGCACGCCTAGCACCCCGACCTCGGTTTACCTACGCGTGAACAGAAGACGCACCGACCTCATGCCGACGATACCGTCCCCGCGCGACGGCCCGCCGTCGACGGCACGCAGCTCCAGCGCCAAGGCCTTCACACGCTCGCCAGGTAGGACTTACTCCATGTCCAGGCTGGACCAACTGGCGCAGCCTAGGAAACGCACGTCCGAGCAGCTCGGCACGTTGACGGAACAACAGCAGAACCAGCCTTTGCAGAGCGCTTCTAGCATGAGTCGCAGCATGTCGCACTTGGCCGCGCCCGGAGGAGCCAAGAATCTAAAACGCTCCGATAACTCGCGTAGCATGGGCACGCTACCGGGCGCGGTACCTATGCCCAGACCTACCCGCGCTGAAAGATTACGCCGTAAAGCTCGCGAGCACCAACAGGCCCAGCAGCATCAAG GTATCCGCAGCGGCGAAGTGACACCCAACAGCCCGTCCCGACCGCACAGCTCCATGAGCCAGCAGAGTGCCAGCAGCGTGGGCAGCAGTAACGTCAATCTGCGTATCCGCACGGCCGCGTCGCGCCGTCCGCGGCCTGCTTCTATTGCCGGTACCGGTGTCTCAATCACAGAGAAACACA ATCTGGTGGGTGACGTGAAATTAACGAAGGATTCAAAGCCACCACTGCCAAAGGTCCATAGCACTCCAAAGAAACCTTCTGTACCCAAAGCCGCGGAAATGAGGAAGCCGacggataaattaattaaaaatgccaGATCATCGCCGCGAATAACTCCGAAGGCAACACCCTTGCAAAGTCCCGGAGTTGAGCATGTACCACTCATCCGTGAAACTAATGCGGAAATCATAAAGCAGGATGAGGGCAAAGAGGCGCAAGACGTGAAATCGgaagataaaaatgaagagAAGAAAGACCAGGGTAGCGAAAAGACACAG GAAACGAATATTGTCGAATCTGTAGCTAACGATACAAAAGTAACCGCGGAGCCTGTGTTGGCGAGCAAACAAGTTAAAGATGAAACTAATTTGATGCAAGAGATTTCATCGGATGCTATTGAGGAACCGGCGAAAGTCGCGAAGAAGGAAGACAACAAGCAGGAGAAAAAATCGCCAGAGGTTACTGAAGTTAAGCTCGAAAGTGAAGGAGACGAGCAGATGGACATGTCag CTTCGATGATCGCAAAAATCAGAATTACCACAGAAGAGGAGGCGAAAGCTGCTTTGGCTGAACGTAGGAGATTAGCTCGGGAACAAGCGGAACGAGAGGCGGAATTGGAGCGCCAACGACAG GAAGAAGAAGCACGTCTAGAAGCTGAAAGATTACACGCGGAGGAAGAAGAACAACGTCGTCTGGAAGAAGAAACTATACGCTTAGCTAATGAAGCTCGCGAGGCGGAGGAACAGCGATTGCAATTAGCAATAGAGGAAGCGAAACGTCGAGAGGAAGaggatagaagaaaaagagaagaagaagctCGCCAGAaacaagagaaagaagaagccGAGCGCAAAGCGAGAGAAGAAGCAGAAAA aCAACGAATCGAAATGGCTGAGAGGCTtaagaaggaagaagaggagcGGAACGCTAGACGCAAACGAGTCGAGGCGATTATGCTTAGAACTAGAGGCAAAAATCAAAGTAACACATCTGCCAAG GGCGAGAGCGGCGATGGCGACAAGCTAAAAGAAGATAGTCCTACTGACGAGAGCAAACCGGTACCAGACGGTAAAGGTGACGACGTCATGACAGCCAGTTTAATTTCTGAGGCGACTCAGCAATTTATCAGCGGCGAACAACGGGCGCATCATACGGAAAATAACGTACCTGCTCCGGACATAGTGCACAACGGCACGACACATAGCAACGGCATTAACGAAAGTAAAATTGTATTGGATAATAATCAGGGTAATGTTGAAGGAGAATTGAATGGTCACCATACGAATCACGGCAACGGTATCAACAGTCAATCGATTACGCTGGACAATGCCACTGT CAAGCAAAACAACGTGACCAACAACTTGTTAGACCTATCGGACTTCGACACTCTGAGTAATAACAGTAGCGGCTACAATACTGGGCCGATACTCGAACTGACGCCCAATCTGGCGAACGAAGATACCCTCAACTCTAATCTGAATCCGACGGCAATGCCGTTTACCCCGATAGGGTTCGTGCCTGCTGCTGCTAATGTCAATGTCAATCCGTTCCAGGATAATTTCATCAACAAGCCACAGGATAACAATCAAGTACCAG ATCTACTATCATAA